In Mixophyes fleayi isolate aMixFle1 chromosome 11, aMixFle1.hap1, whole genome shotgun sequence, one DNA window encodes the following:
- the TRAPPC4 gene encoding trafficking protein particle complex subunit 4 produces MAIFSVYVVNKAGGLIYQLDNQNPRSETEKTFSFPLDLVLKVHDERVLVSFGQRDGIRVGHAVLSINGIDVNGRNTADGKEILEFFGNPSNFPLSIRFGRPRLTSNEKLMLASMFHSLFAIGSQLSPEPGSSGIEMLETDTFKLHCFQTLTGIKFMVLSDPRQAGIDSLLRKIYELYSDYALKNPFYSLEMPIRCELFDQNLKSALEVAEKAGTFGPSS; encoded by the exons ATGGCGATTTTCAGTGTTTATGTGGTGAACAAGGCTGGCGGTCTGATTTACCAGTTGGATAACCAGAACCCGCGCTCTGAAACAGAGAAGACGTTCAGTTTCCCTCTGGACCTGGTTCTTAAGGTGCATGACGAGCGGGTGCTGGTGTCCTTTGGTCAGCGGGATGGCATCCGAG TTGGACATGCTGTGCTCTCCATTAAtgggattgatgtgaatggcaGAAACACTGCAGATGGAAAGGAGATTCTGGAATTCTTTGGAAACCCCTCCAACTTTCCTCTTTCCATCCGTTTTGGACGGCCCCGTCTTACTTCCAATGAAAAGCTAATGCTGGCCTCCATGTTTCACTC ATTATTTGCTATTGGATCTCAACTCTCCCCAGAGCCAGGAAGTTCTGGCATTGAAATGTTGGAAACGGACACCTTCAAGCTACACTGTTTTCAGACTCTGACTG GTATAAAATTCATGGTATTGTCAGATCCGCGTCAGGCTGGCATAGATTCCTTGCTGCGCAAGATTTATGAACTGTATTCTGACTATGCTCTCAAGAACCCATTCTACTCACTAGAGATGCCAATTAG atGTGAACTCTTTGACCAGAACTTAAAGTCTGCTCTGGAGGTAGCAGAAAAAGCTGGAACATTTGGACCCAGCTCCTAG